In the genome of Ancylomarina subtilis, one region contains:
- a CDS encoding galactokinase, translating to MDIKKLKEQFFNLYGKGDCKIYFAPGRVNLIGEHVDYNGGRVFPCALSYGTYLIVREREDDSIFFASENFEYKIRITTDQILRGNDEWVKYPMGVIDQFQQKGVRAKGMELLFAGNIPNGAGLSSSASVELVMAVAFNELTQLNLNQVELVKMSQRAENEFVGVNCGIMDQFAIGMGVKNHALALNCDTLEYDLVPLDMDGYKLVIGNTNKQRGLADSKYNERRSECDQAVELLRKEKEINFLCELTESEFENLKHLIGDETLLKRAKHVVSEHGRVTKAVLCLIDKDMVRFGQFMNASHDSLRDDYEVTGVELDTMVEEARKIDGVLGSRMTGAGFGGCTVSLVKEEVVDSFIKTVGENYKNKVGLDADFYVAEIGDGARRLE from the coding sequence ATGGATATTAAGAAATTAAAAGAGCAGTTTTTCAACCTTTATGGTAAAGGTGACTGCAAAATATATTTTGCTCCGGGTCGGGTAAACTTGATAGGAGAGCATGTTGATTATAACGGAGGGCGAGTTTTTCCTTGTGCTTTGAGTTATGGCACTTATCTTATCGTTCGCGAAAGAGAAGATGATTCCATCTTTTTTGCCAGCGAAAATTTTGAATACAAAATCCGAATCACGACAGATCAGATTCTAAGGGGAAACGATGAATGGGTGAAATATCCCATGGGAGTGATTGACCAATTTCAACAGAAAGGTGTTAGAGCCAAAGGGATGGAACTCTTGTTTGCAGGAAATATACCTAATGGGGCAGGTTTGTCGTCTTCGGCTTCTGTGGAGTTAGTGATGGCTGTAGCATTTAATGAGCTGACTCAATTGAACCTAAATCAAGTTGAACTCGTGAAAATGTCACAAAGGGCAGAGAATGAATTTGTGGGTGTTAATTGTGGTATAATGGATCAGTTCGCTATTGGAATGGGCGTGAAAAATCATGCTTTAGCTCTGAATTGTGATACACTGGAATATGATTTAGTCCCTCTTGATATGGATGGCTATAAACTGGTGATCGGGAACACCAACAAGCAAAGGGGCTTGGCCGATTCGAAATATAATGAACGTCGTTCTGAGTGTGATCAGGCTGTTGAGTTACTTCGAAAAGAAAAAGAAATTAACTTCCTATGTGAACTTACAGAATCTGAATTCGAGAATTTGAAACATTTGATTGGAGACGAGACTCTTTTGAAAAGAGCGAAGCATGTTGTTAGTGAACACGGACGGGTGACCAAAGCCGTTCTCTGTTTAATTGATAAAGATATGGTCCGTTTCGGTCAGTTTATGAATGCTTCTCACGATTCTCTTCGTGATGATTACGAGGTGACTGGCGTTGAGCTGGATACCATGGTTGAAGAAGCCAGGAAGATTGATGGCGTTTTAGGTTCTCGCATGACAGGAGCTGGATTTGGAGGGTGTACAGTTAGCTTGGTGAAAGAAGAAGTTGTGGACTCGTTTATTAAGACGGTGGGTGAGAATTACAAAAATAAAGTTGGTTTGGATGCCGATTTTTATGTTGCTGAAATTGGTGATGGTGCCAGAAGATTGGAATAA
- a CDS encoding UDP-glucose--hexose-1-phosphate uridylyltransferase, which translates to MNKFNMEDHPHRRYNPLTSEWVLVSPHRAKRPWQGQVEKVSEEQRPEHDPNCYLCAGNERIGGEINPNYRDTFVFTNDFAALNIDAPAGEVQDDDLFKAKSEQGICRVICFSPRHDLTIPQMDVSAVKKVVDLWQEQYLELGNRSEINYVQIFENKGSVMGCSNPHPHGQIWAQSSVPDEPAKESVRFKAYFEKHSRTLLGDYLEKELQKKERILIENDHFVALVPYWATWPFETMIVSKRAIQHLGQMDENEKEALAAIYRDLTIRYDNLFEVSFPYSAGIHQAPTDGIEHPEWHLHMHFYPPLLRSATVKKFMVGYEMLGNPQRDITPETSAERLRSLSALHYKQNLI; encoded by the coding sequence ATGAACAAATTTAATATGGAGGATCATCCTCATCGAAGATACAACCCTTTAACGAGCGAGTGGGTCTTGGTTTCTCCTCATCGGGCGAAGCGTCCCTGGCAGGGACAGGTTGAAAAAGTTTCAGAAGAACAACGTCCTGAGCATGATCCTAATTGCTATTTGTGTGCCGGTAATGAGCGTATTGGTGGTGAAATAAATCCAAATTACAGAGATACTTTTGTTTTTACTAATGATTTTGCGGCATTAAATATTGATGCTCCAGCCGGTGAGGTGCAAGATGATGACTTATTCAAAGCTAAAAGTGAGCAGGGGATTTGTCGAGTGATTTGTTTTTCCCCCCGACATGATTTAACCATTCCTCAAATGGACGTTTCAGCTGTTAAAAAAGTTGTGGATTTATGGCAAGAGCAATATCTGGAGCTTGGCAACCGATCAGAAATCAACTACGTGCAAATATTCGAAAATAAAGGTTCTGTGATGGGATGCAGTAATCCACATCCTCATGGTCAGATTTGGGCGCAATCTTCTGTGCCTGATGAGCCAGCAAAGGAGTCTGTGCGTTTTAAAGCTTATTTTGAAAAGCATTCCAGGACTTTATTGGGTGACTATCTTGAAAAGGAATTGCAGAAAAAAGAGCGAATCTTAATCGAAAACGATCACTTTGTGGCTTTGGTTCCTTACTGGGCAACCTGGCCTTTTGAAACCATGATTGTTTCGAAACGAGCTATACAGCATTTGGGACAGATGGATGAGAATGAGAAAGAGGCCTTAGCAGCCATTTATCGGGATTTAACGATACGATACGATAATTTATTTGAGGTGTCTTTCCCTTATTCTGCAGGTATTCATCAAGCGCCAACTGATGGTATAGAGCATCCGGAATGGCATTTGCATATGCATTTTTATCCTCCTTTATTGCGATCGGCAACGGTTAAGAAATTTATGGTAGGATACGAAATGCTGGGCAACCCTCAACGCGATATTACGCCCGAAACTAGTGCTGAAAGATTAAGATCTTTATCAGCTCTTCATTATAAACAAAACTTGATTTAG
- a CDS encoding sodium/sugar symporter: protein MNNTFSFLDYAIFIIYGIVIIGVGLWVSRDKEGHQKNADDYFLASKSLPWWAIGASLIAANISAEQFIGMSGSGFAIGLAIASYEWMAAITLIIVGKYFLPIFIEKGLYTIPEFVEKRYSTNLKTILAVFWLGLYIFVNLTSVLYLGALAMETIMGIPMIYGIFGLALFAASYSLYGGLSAVAWTDVIQVVFLTLGGLVTTYLALNHISGGEGVWKGFQHIYEAAPDSFHMILDKAHAQYVNLPGIGVLIGGMWVANLYYWGFNQYIIQRTLAAKSLRESQRGIVFAGVLKLIIPLIVVIPGIAAYVMVNDPSILARLGDAAQNSTPTMEAADRAYPWLLQFLPSGLKGVAFAALAAAIVSSLASMLNSTSTIFTMDIYKPYFDPKASDKKTVNVGRLSAAVALIIACMIAPFLSGLDQAFQYIQEYTGMVSPGILAVFILGLFWKKATNKAAIWGAVLSIPVALFFKIAPKGWVAGTSIEGIFPNLPFLDQMGLTFLISILFIVVLSYIQNRGVDDSKGIVITRETFKTGKAFNIVSYAIIIVLVALYALFW, encoded by the coding sequence ATGAATAATACATTTTCATTTTTAGATTACGCGATTTTCATCATCTATGGAATCGTCATTATTGGCGTCGGTTTATGGGTCTCCCGCGACAAAGAGGGGCACCAAAAGAATGCTGATGATTATTTTTTAGCAAGTAAATCTTTACCGTGGTGGGCTATTGGAGCCTCGCTGATTGCTGCTAATATATCGGCGGAACAGTTCATAGGTATGTCGGGGTCTGGTTTTGCTATTGGTTTAGCTATTGCTTCATACGAATGGATGGCAGCGATTACTCTAATTATTGTTGGGAAATATTTCTTGCCGATTTTTATCGAAAAAGGTTTGTATACCATTCCTGAGTTTGTTGAAAAACGTTATTCAACCAATCTGAAAACCATTCTAGCTGTTTTTTGGTTGGGGCTCTATATTTTTGTGAATCTAACCTCAGTCCTTTATCTTGGTGCTTTAGCTATGGAGACCATTATGGGAATTCCCATGATTTATGGCATTTTTGGTTTGGCACTTTTTGCCGCGAGCTATTCTCTCTACGGAGGACTTTCGGCTGTGGCCTGGACTGATGTTATTCAAGTTGTTTTCTTAACCCTTGGAGGTTTGGTTACAACTTATCTGGCATTGAATCACATTTCAGGAGGCGAAGGCGTTTGGAAAGGTTTTCAACATATCTACGAAGCTGCTCCGGATAGTTTCCATATGATTTTAGATAAGGCACATGCTCAATATGTCAACCTTCCTGGAATTGGTGTTTTGATTGGTGGTATGTGGGTGGCAAACCTTTATTACTGGGGTTTTAATCAGTACATTATTCAAAGAACGCTTGCTGCAAAATCATTGAGAGAATCGCAAAGAGGAATCGTATTTGCTGGGGTTTTAAAATTGATTATTCCTTTGATTGTTGTTATACCGGGTATTGCAGCCTATGTAATGGTTAATGATCCATCCATTTTGGCTCGTTTGGGTGATGCCGCTCAAAACAGTACGCCTACTATGGAGGCTGCAGATAGGGCATATCCCTGGTTATTACAATTTTTGCCTAGTGGGCTTAAAGGCGTTGCTTTTGCGGCTTTGGCTGCTGCCATTGTTTCTTCATTGGCATCTATGTTGAATTCAACTTCAACTATTTTTACAATGGATATTTATAAGCCTTATTTCGATCCCAAAGCATCTGATAAAAAAACGGTAAATGTGGGTAGACTTTCAGCTGCAGTAGCATTGATTATTGCCTGCATGATTGCACCTTTTTTGAGTGGTTTAGATCAGGCTTTTCAGTACATTCAGGAATATACAGGAATGGTTAGTCCAGGAATATTAGCTGTATTTATCTTAGGTCTTTTCTGGAAAAAAGCAACCAATAAGGCAGCTATATGGGGAGCTGTACTTTCGATTCCAGTGGCTTTATTCTTTAAAATTGCACCTAAGGGTTGGGTTGCAGGAACTTCTATCGAAGGTATTTTCCCTAATTTACCTTTCCTTGATCAGATGGGACTGACTTTTCTGATTTCAATCTTATTTATTGTTGTTTTGAGTTATATCCAAAACAGGGGTGTTGATGATTCAAAAGGTATTGTGATTACCCGGGAAACTTTTAAAACAGGTAAAGCCTTCAATATTGTGTCTTATGCCATCATTATTGTTTTGGTTGCATTATATGCTTTGTTCTGGTAA